A stretch of DNA from Equus caballus isolate H_3958 breed thoroughbred chromosome 13, TB-T2T, whole genome shotgun sequence:
tctgatatgagcaaccaaattaagtccatgtctgaccctgccctatctctaaatgattgGTTGAACTCCTTGTCAGGACCAGGtttctggactactatcaaaaccttattcattaGGTTAATCACACtgcttgtattttttattataatttgttgtctgtttcattgtcttctgcatgtcaacaaagtttgacctcctggaccacctcttGTCAAATGATTCTCTAGACTCCAGAGGCTCTGTAtgccttgtcagccttggactccatGGGTGCAGCCATCCAGTCCACTGAAGCTCCTACCtatacctatggccccatttagggacagctctatgaccttgtacagccggaagtagttacagaagacagATCAtagtccatatccccaaaagaatTTGGGCCCAAATGAGTTAAGGGGGggtttatgatgtggattaaggccgccccagctagagaagcccaaggtgacctggcctacatgccaaactatatgacccggtggatttttgtggtatgaattagggctgccccagggagagaagcccagggcatcctcacctacatgccaatctatatgaccagattcgtgtctaaagttatatgaccgcacaataaccagaccccatctgcactgaaatcatttaatgactttttacattatcttttctttttccagtaaaaataagtcacacacccatgccttataaatttagccctaactctcaactcagggcagcagcaggagctctgactgcccgtgggtcttgtccccatgtagcagcagcaacagctcttcactgcccatgggtcctgtccccatgctattctgtaCTGTTCTCTAAGTAAAAGAGCACCACTACCAGactttgagagtccaagaaatctttctttcgactcctcggctaaCCGACCCCGCATCAGGAGCACCGTGTTTTCATGTTGTCTTCCCATCTGCAGGGGCCACAGCCTCAGCAGAGCCCACAAGGAGCACCCAGGATGCAGATGCGGGCTCCTGTCCTGCTTGAGATGTCTCTGGACGTTTGTGGAGAGGGACACAAAGGTAACACAGGGACGCCCGGGGTGGGGCaatccaggccaggccaccactgTGGTCCCACTTGGACAGCCCTACGTCCcctccctgtgtgcatgtgtgtgtgtggatgtgtatgTGAAAGGGTGGTTTGTGTGAGTGGACAACTGCGAGGAGGAGCAGGCTAATGAGGGGTTAGAAGCCTGGTGGGCCGGGCCCATTCCCAACCCAGCTCATGGCTTGTCAGGTGGGACATGGAGTGCCGGGCAGCACCGTGTGCCCGAGATTTATCCCGAGCCGCTGAGGTCTATATGTATCATCCTGGGGAGAATTCTGCTCAGACACAGGTTGGTGCCTGATCTGAGAGCATTAGGTGCAGAGGGCAGAAGACAGAGCAAGAGCAGCTGAGCAGGGCTCTGATGCTTCTGGGCTGGCTGTtggtcactgtctttgcagaggtcCACTCGGGAGATTGGCGCTGAGCTGGTGGAAGGGGACACGGAGTCCATCTCCCCGAGAGAGGAGAAGCTGTGCAGGAAGAATGGAGCGGCAGGCGTGGGGAAAAGGCCGGCGTCTTCAGTGACTCTTGTCCAAACCTCAGAGACAGCACAAGACCCAGCACATGTGCAGGGACAACAATCCTTTTCAGCAGCTCCTGCAGAAGAGCAGGAGACAAGTGGGCCCCATGacgggagcagggagagccaggcCCTACTCAAGCTGGTGCAGGAGCCATGCAGCCGGCTGTCATCGAACCagctgagcagggagagccatcccctgatcctgctgctgccctggctgTGGAGCTGGATGAAGATGAGGCCTCAgaccagggagagccatcccctgctatGACTCCTTCTTGGTCTGTGGAGCCCGCTGAAGATGGGGCCATGAATCAGGGAAAGCCATCCCATGCTCCAGCTCCTGCtagggccctggggcaggctgaagttgtcaccagggagcagggagagccaacccctgctccagctcctgctggaCCCCTGCAGGGGGCTCAGGCCCCAGCATTGGCCCCAGGAGAGCTCACTCTCCAACCCCCgtcatccccagctcctgacccatcTCTTCCACCTTGTCCCTCAACACAaactcccttcctctccctggttattctgtatgtatgtttagcatttttttattttcgtttttctggggttttttggtgtttgtataaattttgaaataaattgatTTCTATTTGAAGAACTCTGTGTTTTCTCCCTTTCAATTGTACAATTCCTGAGCGTTAAGTACAGTCACAACGTTCGgcctccatcaccactgtccagttCCTGAACATTCCCTTCACCACAAGGGAAACCTGTTCCAAAAGCGCTCATCCCCCGTGCCTCCCTCGCTCCCTGACAACCCCTATTCTGTGTTCTGGCAGGTTTTTGTAAATCTTTTCTGGATGTTTCctatcagtggaatcatgcaataggTGGCCATACTGGTCTGCTTCCatattttcagaagcactgatcgaattttcatttctctttctacttgaaTAGCATTTTTGCCAGCTAATAGGAAAGTCCCAATGGATTATGGAGTAGATGCTTCAAATGAAGCCCTTTTGGTAAACATGTGCATTAACTCAGGCTACAGACCACTCTTCTAAGGGGGACACCAGAGCCACAAGCCACACAGGAAATGCCTGGTTCTTCCCGtggccaaaacaaaaacaagaaaaagggagACAGCTGGAAAGACAAACCACAAACTGGAAAGCATTCCTCCTCAACCAAGGTGAGAGAAAGGTGAAACCTCTCACTGCACCAAAAAACTCTCGAAAGTCGTTCTTTTAAAAGGGACAGAGAGCAAATACACGCAACTCCCGAGAGGCGAGACATAGGGACAGCATATGTCAGAGATCCTCAACCTACCCCACGAGGACACGTACAAACGGAAACACCGTGGAGACAGCATTGGTCACCACCAGACTGGCAGGTTTATGATCTGGTGGCGACCAGCTCTGGTGAGAATGTGGGCAAGCAGAGGCCCCCGCAGATCCCTGGAGAGCAGGGGGAAAGGACACTGCTCTCTGGGAGAATAGCCTGCAGGACCCATCCAAGTTCCCCAGGAGCCCGCCTTTGCTGGCAGTGTGAATGCCAGGAGTGTGGCCCACTGGAAGTCTTGtagagtgtgtgtgcatgtgcgcacATGCGTGTGTGCACTTGTGGGTGTCAGGCAGGGAGGATTCCATGGCGTGTGCTCTTCCAGAGCCTGATCTGCCCAGGGGTGACACTGCCAGTGAATCCTCTTCCCTTGGTACTGTCTGGGGCACAGCATCAGAGCTTTTGCAAAGCCCCAGCATGGAATATGCGCCGTCCCCAATTTTTCACTCTGAATCCTGCTGAAGAGAACATCTGCCTCCATGAAGCTCTATTTAGGACAGAATCCACGATGTGGAATTTATGCGTCAAAATGTATTTGGTTTGTAAGGTATTGGCCACAGTTTCCAACATCAGAGGCCTCTTTGAGCCTTGTTTGGGAAAGTAGGGGCACAGACACCCTGGGGCTGAGACCTcatggatggagggaggaggaggagctgggagtggGGGGTGAGCAAGGTGCCTGAGTGAGAGTGATCTCCCTGGTGGAAATTGTCCTTTCCCGCAGCCCCACACCTGGCCCCACCCAGGATGCAGGTGTCATGGGCTAGTTCTAGAGCTGGTGCTAGAGCTGGTGCTGCAGCTGGCTTTAGTTCAAAAAGATGCCTCTGATCCCAGAACTGGCACCTGAGCTGAAGCTGGAGCTGGCTCAACCTCTGGGGTGGATGCACGAGCCGGTGTTGCAGTTGGCTCTAGCTCCATAGTTGGCACTGGCTCTAGCTCTGGAAGAGGTGTTCCACTCAATCTACCTTCAGACATAGTGTAGTCCGGCTGTGCGTGGGATATAGGTCTTGAGCTGGCTGTAACTCTGGCACTACAACTCCTGCTGGAGCTCTTGCTGTTTTTGGCTCTGACTCTGGGGCTGGCTGTGGATCTAGTTCTGAATCTGACACTGAAGCTTGTGCTGAGGGGGTGCTGGAGTGGCTTGAGCTGTGGATCTGCTACCAGAGCTCGATGTAGCTAGAGCGCGAGTGTTACAGCTGGTGCTAGAGTTAGTGATGGATCTAGCTGTGAAACAGGTGGTGGACTTGTTGCTGGTGTGATAGCTGGTGCTGGAGTTGGCTCTGGCTGTAGAGGGTGCTGGTTCTCATTCTGAAGCTGGCTTGATCTTTTCAGCTGGCGCTTGAGCTGGCTCTGGCTTTGGAGTTGGCACTGACTCTTGTTCTGGTCCTACATCTGGTTCTTGTGGTTTAGCTGTAATGCCCGTCCCAGCTCTAGCTTTGTAGCTGGGAATAAAACTGGTGGTGGAGTTGTTTGTAGCTCTGGCCCTGGAATTGGAATCAGGGCAGATTCTGGCACTGGGACATATATAGGCTTTGGCATAGCAGTTGAGGATAGAGCTGCCTCTGTCTCTATGAAATTGGTGTTAgagctgctaccacagcatgctCTAGCACTGATGTTAGGGCTAGAGCTGTTGCTGGAGCTGGTTCTTTCTCTGGAGCTGGCACTGGCTCTAAGTCTGCTACTGGGAGACAAGCCTGCTCCCACTCTGGAGCTGGGGCAAGAGCCGGCACTTGTGAGGGCTCTAGCTCTGAATCTGGGTCTAGAACTGTTGATGAAGCAGCCTCTAGCTCTGTACTTAGTGCTGACTCTAGCTCTGGAGTGGGTGGCAGGAATGGCTCTAATTCTGGAGCCAATGCTAGAgctggtgctggagctggctcttCCTTGGAACCTGGAACTGGCTCGAAGCTGGATCAAGCTGGTTCTCACTCTAAAGGGAGCACTGGGACTATTCCCATGGCTGACCCAGGACGTGGGGACAGAGCTTCCTCTATCTGTGGAGCGGTGCTATAGCTACTGTTCAAGCACGCTCTAGCTCATGGGAGGACACCAGCTCTGACCCAGCAACTAGCACTGGAGCTGAAGGTGGAGCTGGCTCTATCTCAGGAGTTGATATAAGTGTTGGATCTGGAGTTGGCTCCAGTTGTGGACTTGGCTCAAACCCCGGTGCTGAAGCTATTGGTAGAGCTCGTGTTGGAGGCACCTCTGGCTGTGGAGCTGGTGGCTTCCTCTAATTCTGGAGCTAGTAATAGAACCGGCTCTAGCAGAGGATTGAGTGCTGAAACTGGTGCTCCAATTGGCCGTGAGTCTGGAGCTTTGgttggagctggctctggaggCCACTGAAGTACTCGAGCTTCTCCTGGAGCTCATGTGAAATTTGGTTCTGGTTTTGGACCTCGTGCTGGAGTAGGCTCCAGCTctggagctggcactggggcttTCTCCAGCTTAGAATTGGGTGCTGGAGCTAGTTCTGGTGCTGAAACTAGCTCTAGAGAAGGCTCTCATGCTACAGCTACCTGGAGTCCTAGTGTGTCGCCAGAGCTGGTGCTGGAGTAGGCTCCAGTTCAGTGCCTGTCATGATCTGTTCCTCTGGAATTTGTGTTGGGTCTGATTCAAACTCTAGAGCTGGTGTTAGGGTTGGTGCTGGAGCTGACTCATAGGTTGATAATAGAGTTCTTCTCTCTCTGCAGTTGGTGACAGAGTCAGTGACGAAGCTGGTTCTAGCTTTGGAGCTGGTGCTAGAGCTAGTTCTGGAGCTGGTTGTAGTTCCAGGGCTTTGACATGAGCATCTCATGTTGGAAGTAGTTCTAGCTCTGAGCTCATACTAGATTTGGTGATAGCGCTGGCACTAAATCTGGGAGTGGCACTGGAGCTCCAGCTCGGGAACTACTGCAAGAGCTGGTGCTAGAGTTTGCTGTGTGTCTGCCTAACTGTTCGGCTTGTGCCAGAAGCGACTCTAAGTCCAGATTTGGCACTAGAGCTGGTGCGAGATCTGGCACTCACGGTGGTGCTAGCTTTGGAGCTGGTGGTCGTGCAGGTTGAGGAGCTGGCACTAGCTCTGGAGCTTGTTTCAGAGCTGGCAGTGGTGCTGCAAGAGGACAAAAGTTCTCCAAGACGACTGCCTTTCCAAAACCACAAAACATCTTACTGCCTCCAGAGAAGCCCCAGCCCTAGAACCCCACTGCAGGAAATCTTCCAGGACCgtagactgtgtgtgtgtatcaaatACTATTCTGTTCTCTTCCTTATCTTCTTAGCATGTAACATGACATGTaacaaaataattatcaataATAGTTAACTTCACATAATAGTATTCAAGTGGTTGAACAGCAAGGAAAAGAGTGAACTCACCCAAAGACTTTGCATCTGCCTTGGGGACAATATTTGTGTGTTTTGGGTTGTACGCAGGAGAGGTGGACCACGGCAGGAGGAAGAATGACCTTCTTCCTGTCTTTACTGGGAGATTAATACAGCTAAAGGAGATGTGAGTGGGTGCCACATTGAGGGATTGTGGGCTGTGATGGTCAGTCTCATGTGTCCACCTGTCCAGGCCATGGTGCACAGCTGTTTAATCAAACTGGACATTTAGTCACGTGTTGCTGCAAAGGTGTTTTGCCGACGTGGTTAACAAGTGCAATTAGTTGACTTTAAGGAAAGGAGATGACTGTCAACAGTGCGGGTGGGCCTCATCAGTTGAGGGCCTTCAGAGCAAAACCTGAcgtttcccaaagaagaaaatctgcCTCTAGACCTCAGCGTCTAGACACCAGAGGTGCTTCTAGTCTGCAAGCCTGGCCTGCAGACTGTGGACTCGCCAGCCCACATGCTCACACAGGCCAGTATATTAaagtcagtctctctctccacatgcCTATACACACATCTGTGTATGTGCGCACGTGCACGTGGGTGTGTATCCTGCTGCTTGTTTTCAGGAGAACCCTGAAAAACGCAGCGCTGAAGtccctctgtccttccctttTCCACTTCAGAATCCCTGTCATTCGAGGGCCTTAGAAACTCAGCGCCATAGGCAGTTTGCAGACGAAGTGTCTGTCCACTCCAGACCTTGTACTGCATGGCGGGCACTCCCAGCACCGCCGGGGAATTCTGAGAAAAGCCCGGCTGAGCCTTTCCTGGATGAAGACACACAAAGGACACCAAAGGCCCCTTACCTGCAACAGGCCGAAACGAGGAACAGAAAGCTCACCCTCCTGAGGGCCGGCCGACAACATGTCAGCACCCAGACTCCTGCAAGAGAAAAGCGATATATGAGGCCTcagaaaataaacccaaaacgGGATTTTCAGAATGCGGACTTCCATGCCAGAAAGTGATATCGACcttgatatcagtttccccacattaaacccagcatatatggggttgaaaccaaaacactcattccctgcttactctctggcttcctggctccagaatctactatcctccatggagacagacaccgtcaaggacaagcacctggataatctcctcccgcaaagagatacgggatggtgggaaagctgctgaccagcaaggtcatgagctccctcctctctgcaagtagtctcaaggccaaagacaggctggtgggaaagctccgaccagcaaggccatatgctcccccttcCCTACCCAAAAcaccaaataaaaacccttccttttagctttgcagggagtttgggatttcagcgttagctgccctctctccttgctcagtgctgtgcagaaataaaattcctactttcttccaccacacccggtctcagagattggcttgctgggCAACGGGTGAGTGacctcacttcaggttcggtaacaaaaGGGCTGTCGAGAATATGTCACATTTCTTTTAACACACTTCTTTGGGAAGTCAAGCTTTTGCCTATCTGTTGTGACCCTTTAGCACTAGCACTTGACACATGCTCCTTCCTGCACGGTCCTCTCCTTTCCTGCTAAATGTTTCCACTCTATAGTCagtcaagagaagaaaaatcatggCCTGTGTGTGCCAGAGGGAGCCAGCACCACCGAAAATCACCATGAGCATGTGAATTTCTGCCATCACTTGTTTGGAGCAGGGGCCGCGCCCAGCTGCACAGCAGCCAGGGCAAGGATAACCGGGGGCAAGAGATCTAGACGACTCCTTCAACAGCTTTCCGCAAGGATTTGCTGCATGGATTCTGATTTGCTTTCAGAGaggtctgtgtgtttgtgtgagggggagagatggaggaagagggcatTCATTGTTTGAAAGCTGCTGGGAAAGCTGATTCCCACTAAGTGCAGAAAAGCCATTGGACAAAATCCAACGCCCTTTTGATAAAAAGACTCAGGACACTAGAAACACAAGGCAACTCCCTGAGCCTGGGAAAGGGCATCTGTGAACAAGACAGAGCTCACAGACATCATACTTCATGGGGAGAGACTGGAAGCCTCGTCCCTGATGTCAGGACAAGGTGAGCAAGGGCCACTCCCATCAATTCTATTTTACATTTACCAGAGGCTTTAGCCATGTCAcataggcaagaaaatgaaataaaaggcatccagattggacagagtgaagtaaaactctctctatttgcaaatgacatgaccATATGTACAGGAAAccagagaaaacaaggaaaaagtaTTGGAACAAATAAATGACTTCAGCAAGGtggcaggatacaagatcagtaaaacaaaacaaagcaaccaCCTATCTACGGAACTAcaagttggtgcagccaccatggaaaacagtatggaggttcctccaaagattaaaaatagaaccaccatacaatccagtaattccacttctgggtatttacccaaagcaAACAGAGACACTCCTGCAGAGACACCTgccccccatgttcactgcagcatgatTCACAGGAGCCCAGACAcagaagtaacccaagtgtctgagctatagatgcagagaacaggcTGTCAGCTGCCAGGGGGAAGGGGTGGTGGGCGGGCAAAGGGGGAAGGGAGTCAAAAGATACAAATTCCCTGTTCTAAAATGAAGAAGTCCTGAGGACCTAATGTGTATCATGGTGACTAGAGTTAGCAATACTATAGTGTCTattggaaagttgctaagagagtcaatgttaaaaattctcaagacatgaaaaatattttgtaactgtATGAGGTTGAAACAGCACAAAAAACATTGCCCATCTTAAACTAGTTTTTCTCCCTTAACACAGGTTGTTGATTAATCAATCCTGGTGCTCAACAGCAGAGATAGCACTGTGCATGCGCCAGGCAGGAACCCATGGCCCCAGGAGGACCCGGAGACAAGAATCTTCAGAAATGCTGCCACCGGAAGCAAGCGGTCCTTCAATAAGGACAATCTGGCTTCCAGCAGCCCAAGTAGCTTGACTACCGGTTGCAGGCTAGCCAGGCAGCCcacgtgggcccagcagcagcttagTGGTCCATAAGTGCTGAAATGTCACCCCAAATCTGCATTGGGGAGACAGATTGGAGAGATTTGCCCCCTGTCACCTTGCGAGCTGAGCTTGCAATGAAGctcttcttttctcaaaagccaaGGTCATAGTCCAGGCTTCTATGTGCATCAGGCAGCAAGCCCTTGCTCAGTAACAAGGTGATGGACTCGAACTAGACTTACGGCGGTAAGATTTGGGAATATACACATATGTGGAATCATTATGttttacacctgaaactaatataatatctcaattaaaaagtcaattttatttctccatgctagcaatgaaagtaagaaaataggttaatttacaatagcatccaaaacgATAAAATCCTTAGTAATAAATTTGGCTTAAGAAGTACAAAACTTGTACAACAAAGGCtccaaaacattattgaaagcaattaaagagggccaaaatacatgaaaagactgcccatattcatggatcagaagactttaTACTATGAAGATGGCGATACTGCATGGAGAGAACTGCACAGTCAATGCAATCTCGAGCAAACTCTCAGCAGCCTGTTTTGCAGTAACTGACCAGCCAATCCCGAAATTCATAGAGAAATGCAAGGGAGCCAGAGGAGCCAAAGCAACCTCGAAGAAGAAGAACAGGATGGAGGGCTCACACTTCCCGACTTTAAAACTCATTGTGAAGCTGCAATAATGAAAACAGTTTGGTACcgacagaaaaataaacatgcagattatggaacagaattgaaagcccagaaataaatgttCACGTTTACAGTCAGTTGAATTTTGATGAGAGACGAGACAGTTCAAAAgggaaagaataatttttcaacaaatgggattgagacaactggatattcacatgcacaGGAGGAAGTCAGACTCCTTCCTCACAGCACTTCCAGAAATGACCTCACGGAGATCCAACACCACACAGGAGGCAGAACTACACAACTCCTACAGGAAAACACATGGGATCACAACTTCTCACCTAGAGTCAGGCAATCGTTTCCCAGGGATGACACCGAAAGCActagtataaaatataaaagaaatttattggaccccatcaaaattaaaaacatgtgtCTCAAACAAGAGTATCAAGAAGGTGAGAAGACAACCTGCTGAATGGGACAATACACCAGCGAATCAGAAGTATAATAAGAGACCTGCGTGTAGAAAACATACTGAACACTTAATGGTCAATAATAAAGAAACTACAGGtgtgggcggagcaaaatggcagggtgagctgacccgggactctctcccctccaaactacaacaaaagactggaaaaaaactgaatttcagcaaataaacctaatgccaggacgTCAGAGACCTACAGCATCAAAAATACGGAGGACGGAGACCCTGCTGCtggcctcagaggagctggaacacagtaggagagaacttcgctccctcccctagagtcggGGATTGCTGCTGCcagtgagggaaggagcggggtAGGGGCCGCACAACAGGGGTATCATCCAGGACTCCCGCTGccagtacagtggaaacccgctgatgggggaaagcttccgtgggcggggaccccataaaccctgggccccaggagaccagagaacagaaatgACCTGAATCCAGACTGGCACGTGAGAAAAACCGCCCCTTCGCCTGGCGAACCACGCTgggtgcagccatcttgcccgaaggtgCAGAGCTCAGAATGCGCAgttctcgacccccatctagtggcaacaggctgtaactgcaaccgaattctaccaccatgtgaaaaaaccgctcctctaccatccagcaatttataaaagctccagacgagaaggaaaacaataaaaacactgaattaagtcctgaggactggaaataggtaaactaagtgaaaatgagttcagagcagctataatcaaaaaactcaatgaggtagacagaaagatagagaaacaagccgagttctggagttacttcacaaaagagattgaaattataaagaagaatcaaacagaattactagagatgaaaaacacaatggaccagatacaacagaatacggattccctgaatgcctgggTAGATtccatagaagagaaaattagctTAATAGAAGATAGACAAGTTGAATGGcttcagacagaggaagaaagagaactaagaatttaaaataatgaggaaaatctccaggAGATagcggattcaatgaggagaaaaaatttaaggatcataggaattccagagaatgtggaaaaggaaaatggagcagaaagcatgcttaatgaaattatagaagagaacttcccaaatctagggattgagggagaaatgtgtgtagaggaagctttcagatatcctcgatttgtcaatgtaaaaagacctactgcaaggcatatagtagtacaaatggcaaaaatgaaagacaaagaaagaatactcagggcagcaagacagaagaaaataacctacaaaggaactcctatcagactttcagtggatttctctacagaaaccttacaagctaggagagaatggcgtgacatattcaaaactttaaaagataaaaatcttcagccaagaatactctaccgagcaagaatatccttcagatatgaggaagaaattaaatcttttccagacaaacaaaagttaagggaatttgtaaccaaaagtcctccactacaa
This window harbors:
- the LOC138917215 gene encoding uncharacterized protein, whose translation is MRAEDSQWFREAGGLGWAGRSRGPGFCRVDQGVPVLALPSSARSSSEFQLRLSSAGAQRTFPEHLPGSLAHRPRIISGGPYGELASSACEFKFWGHSLSRAHKEHPGCRCGLLSCLRCLWTFVERDTKRSTREIGAELVEGDTESISPREEKLCRKNGAAGVGKRPASSVTLVQTSETAQDPAHVQGQQSFSAAPAEEQETSGPHDGSRESQALLKLVQEPCSRLSSNQLSRESHPLILLLPWLWSWMKMRPQTRESHPLL